From the genome of Clostridium sp. BNL1100, one region includes:
- a CDS encoding ABC-2 transporter permease: MTNILKIAKLDFALIKPYIKIILIALVSPLIIMFTMKDVISGTLFCMCMMAMTSGYTFSVAEKNDLGRLYGLLPISRNDIVSGKYFFIIIEGIILNLIGVSANAMILTILKVNFTSSDILIGISIGLITYSFFTSIQLPFFFKYGGIKGRFFSFIPFLGIFSISEVAKRMSPDKLAELSSIAILNNPYGLLVISILFGILVYCISVGISQKIFCRLE; the protein is encoded by the coding sequence ATGACTAACATTTTAAAGATTGCAAAACTGGATTTTGCATTAATAAAGCCTTATATAAAAATTATACTAATTGCACTGGTGTCTCCGTTAATAATAATGTTTACCATGAAGGATGTAATTTCAGGTACTCTATTCTGTATGTGTATGATGGCAATGACCTCGGGATATACCTTCTCAGTTGCCGAAAAGAATGACCTTGGGAGACTTTACGGTCTTCTTCCCATAAGCCGAAATGATATTGTTAGCGGCAAGTACTTTTTTATAATTATAGAAGGAATAATTTTGAATTTGATAGGAGTATCCGCAAACGCTATGATATTGACTATATTAAAGGTTAATTTTACATCCAGCGATATTTTAATCGGGATTAGCATAGGCCTTATAACTTACTCTTTCTTTACTTCAATACAGTTGCCGTTTTTCTTTAAATATGGAGGTATAAAGGGAAGATTCTTTTCATTTATTCCTTTTCTAGGGATTTTCTCAATAAGTGAAGTAGCAAAAAGAATGAGTCCTGATAAGCTGGCAGAACTGTCCTCTATAGCAATACTAAATAATCCGTATGGATTGCTTGTAATCAGTATTTTGTTTGGTATACTGGTGTACTGTATATCAGTAGGGATATCACAAAAAATATTCTGCAGGTTGGAATAA
- a CDS encoding ABC transporter ATP-binding protein has translation MNNDIEIRNLCKNFDSFKLSNISFSLPQGYIMGLVGPNGAGKTTTIKLMLNMIQKTSGDIKILGLDSVAEQYRIKESIGAVFDTNYFVQDWTVKEVERYVGMFYSTWDSSKYKSFISKFGLSPDKKVKDLSRGMQMKLMISCALSHDARLLILDEPTSGLDPVARDELLDIMTEFIEDGKRSILFSTHITSDLDKIADYITFINQGSLFYTGTKDEFIDGFRIVKGGKNDITTEQESKMIGIRKYSTGFEGLIKTEDLRFYGNLACEPVSIDDIIVFTNRGGRGND, from the coding sequence ATGAATAATGATATAGAAATAAGAAATCTATGTAAAAACTTTGATAGTTTTAAACTAAGCAATATCAGCTTTTCTTTACCCCAAGGATATATTATGGGTCTGGTAGGGCCTAACGGTGCCGGGAAAACCACTACTATCAAGCTTATGCTCAACATGATACAAAAAACATCCGGAGATATAAAGATTCTGGGATTGGATAGTGTTGCTGAACAGTACAGGATTAAGGAAAGTATAGGTGCAGTATTTGACACGAACTATTTTGTTCAGGATTGGACTGTAAAAGAAGTTGAGCGCTATGTAGGTATGTTTTACAGTACTTGGGATTCATCTAAGTATAAATCCTTTATAAGCAAATTTGGACTTAGCCCTGATAAAAAGGTAAAAGACCTGTCAAGAGGAATGCAGATGAAGCTGATGATATCGTGTGCATTATCCCACGATGCAAGGCTTTTGATCCTCGACGAACCAACAAGCGGACTGGATCCGGTAGCAAGAGACGAGCTTCTTGATATAATGACAGAGTTCATAGAAGACGGCAAAAGAAGTATATTATTTTCCACACATATAACATCAGACCTTGATAAGATTGCTGATTACATTACTTTTATTAATCAGGGGTCCCTATTTTACACAGGAACCAAGGATGAATTTATTGACGGCTTCAGAATAGTAAAGGGCGGTAAAAATGATATTACCACTGAACAGGAAAGTAAAATGATTGGAATAAGGAAATATTCCACAGGTTTTGAGGGTTTAATTAAAACCGAGGACTTAAGGTTTTACGGAAACCTAGCCTGTGAACCTGTTTCCATTGACGATATAATTGTTTTTACAAACAGAGGGGGTAGAGGCAATGACTAA
- a CDS encoding GntR family transcriptional regulator: MKIIISNTSGVPIYEQIKEQIKSSILSGEIEENQLLPSLRQLAKELKISVLTTTRAYTELEQEGYVTNVQGKGCYVLGRGSELIREQLLRDIEENLSAAIKSARRAEVSEEDLVKMLKILMEDEGYE; the protein is encoded by the coding sequence TTGAAAATCATAATTTCCAATACATCTGGGGTACCCATATACGAACAGATAAAAGAACAGATAAAAAGTTCAATCCTGTCGGGTGAAATTGAAGAAAACCAATTGTTGCCGTCATTGAGACAGCTTGCAAAGGAGCTGAAAATCAGCGTGCTTACGACGACCAGAGCATACACTGAGTTGGAGCAGGAGGGCTATGTCACCAACGTACAGGGCAAAGGGTGCTATGTGCTGGGGAGAGGCTCTGAACTGATTCGGGAACAGCTTTTAAGGGATATAGAGGAAAATCTGTCTGCTGCCATAAAGTCTGCCAGAAGGGCGGAAGTATCAGAAGAGGATCTTGTTAAAATGCTGAAAATTCTTATGGAGGATGAGGGATATGAATAA
- a CDS encoding AAA family ATPase has translation MRQIYYIGGSPCCGKSTVAELIAKKYNFQYFKVDDLLEVYINKGAKLGKPLLSKISEMSLDKIWLREPEVQNLEEQYIYNEMFEFILEDLNKLNNDVPIITEGAAFLPNLMSKSGVGKSNYICIVPTNEFQYEKYSQRPWVMQYLEGCSNKELAFENWMKRDYLFADTVLKEALKLGYSTLVVDGKRTIDENLDIIEEVFKFK, from the coding sequence ATGAGACAAATATATTATATCGGAGGTTCCCCTTGCTGTGGGAAAAGTACAGTTGCGGAATTGATAGCCAAGAAATATAACTTTCAATATTTCAAAGTAGACGACTTATTAGAGGTTTATATTAATAAAGGTGCAAAGCTGGGAAAACCTTTATTATCTAAAATATCAGAGATGTCATTAGATAAAATATGGCTAAGGGAGCCGGAGGTTCAAAACCTTGAAGAACAATATATTTATAACGAAATGTTTGAATTTATTCTGGAGGATTTAAATAAGCTGAACAATGATGTTCCAATCATAACAGAAGGTGCAGCATTTTTGCCGAATTTAATGAGTAAAAGTGGAGTAGGAAAGTCAAATTACATATGTATTGTTCCGACAAATGAATTTCAGTATGAAAAGTATTCACAAAGGCCGTGGGTTATGCAATATTTAGAGGGATGCAGCAACAAGGAACTTGCTTTTGAAAACTGGATGAAAAGGGATTACCTGTTTGCGGACACGGTGTTAAAAGAAGCATTGAAACTCGGATATTCAACATTGGTTGTAGATGGAAAGAGAACTATAGATGAAAATTTAGATATCATTGAAGAAGTATTTAAGTTCAAATAA